The following coding sequences are from one Streptomyces angustmyceticus window:
- a CDS encoding type I polyketide synthase, with product MRTELIRPVHELLTEHAGRFAGKTAFSDARRGVTYAALDRRTARLAGNLADLGLARGGRAAVYLGNCVEMAESCLAASRAGAVVVPLNPQSSDAELAHLLDDSDAQVIITGPAQADQVLRMLPRRPGLRVVVTGDGAAPEGTAHYETLATTEPATPARDDLGLDEPAWMLYTSGTTGRPKGVLSTQRRSLWATASCNAPILGLSAGDRVLWPLPLFHCVSHNVCLLGVIAVGATAHLMQGLAADEILEALRAERSTFLVGVPTMFHHMIEAARDGDFAAPDLRLCMVAGSACPDRLQRAFQETFGISLLASYGSTETGGAITTNLPDGPQVTGSCGLPLPGLGLRLTDPRTGDEVATGEEGEVWVNSPALMVGYHQQPEATSAVLSDGWYRTGDLGRRDEAGYLTLTGRLKELIIRGGENIHPGEVEEVLQQIPGVAEAAVAGAPHEVLGEVPVAYLVPGPDGIDPDLVLATCQERLSAYKVPDELHEIAAVPRTPAGKIARQELAKLPARLLAVNPLAELRTRAVSSTQSSAGRAAEQLTRRLNGSQHHRALLTMVRSAVADVLGLGAADDIAPEKAFKELGFTSLAAVRLRDRLRSLTGKRLSAAIAFDYPTPAALAGHLHTELLDEPEERAAEALPRAEPDEPVAIIAMGCRYPGGSDSPEALWRLVAEGTDAVGPLPVDRGWDLERLLGRDPAAGGRSDAHEGAFLDDADRFDAAFFGISPREALAMDPQQRLLLETAWETFERAGIDAASLKGSPTGVFAGVMHGGYGPGPYDRSDPGLEGHLANGSAISIASGRIAYSFGLEGPALTVDTACSSSLVAIHLAAQSLRQGECSLALAGGVTVMTAPTALVEFSRQGALSADGRCKAYSSAANGTGFSEGAGLVLLERLSDARRLGHPVLAVVRGSAVNQDGASNGLTAPSGPAQQRVIRQALDRAGLTPDEVDAVEGHGTGTTLGDPIEAQALLATYGQGRQPDRPLWLGSLKSNIGHTQAAAGVAGVIKMVQALGRGTLPRTLHVAEPSPHVDWSAGAVELLTEPVAWPATDRPRRAAVSSFGASGTNAHLILEQAPDAPVAGEPATEPAAAPGVLPWVLSGRGPQGLAGQAARLREFTEPGAALESGAAPESGAAPDALDAAGVGLALLGRSALDHRAVVVGSGAELPAGLDALARGEAAAAVVRGTARPGGTVFVFPGQGSQWAGMARELAATSDVFRNRLAECEEALSAFVDWSLADVLAGAEGAPGLERADVVQPVLFAVMVSLAELWRSFGVRPDAVVGHSQGEIAAACVAGALGLDDAARVVALRSQAIARVAGSGGMASVGMPADVVRAHLEHWDGQVGVAAVNGPSSTVISGHAETLEQAMALLEGEGARVRRVPVDFAGHSVATEQLEDELLELLASVSPRPCEVAFYSSVTGGQVDGRELDAAYWYRNLRQTVEFESATRTLLADGYEIFVEAGAHPVLAVGLQETFRSAGSAAAAVPSLRADDGGWDRFLRSLGEAWVHGAPVDWRPAFPAAATPRTDLPTYAFQRDRFWLTPPDGAGDVSALGLAEADHPLLGAAVELPDSEGLVFTGRLSARTHDWLTDHRVNGSALVPGPAFVELALRAGDEVGCDRVADLSLHAPLVVPTQGAVQLRVTVRAPDETGHRPVAVHSRRDDGGTGRPWTCHATGSLAADGATPSWDLEVWPPAEATPVATDEVAAALAAGGYRHGPALRCLTAVWRRGDELFAEAALPEDRTDRAAAFGLHPALLDSALHPVWAGELLDDERRPGQPARWQGVTLHAAGASVLRVRITRTASGDLTVAAADATGQPVLSIDSLDTDPVSARAIRGAAAAQQDSLFQVEWTEIPAGSLATDTSRAWAVVGEDPLRARSGLMGAGQYAETYPDLETLAKEIEGGAAVPDCVVMTTAPATDPATEDRSGADPGDAVHHHTRQALARAQTWLTGPAFASSKLILLTRGAVAAWDDTPAPDVTTAAVWGLIRSAQSENPGRFMLVDTDASKPAWRTLRKAAGSELPQLALRKRTVRVPRLTRLAAPVRSAPLLTGPHGTVLLTGGTGLLGAALARHLVTEHGVRDLLLTSRRGPDAPGAAELAAELTTLGARVTLAACDTADREALAELLATVPADRPLKAVVHTAVVTDDGIVLSLTPERLDAVLRPKVDAALALHEATKDLDLSAFVVFSSIAGILGGAGQGNYAAANAFLDALARSRRAQGLPAASVAWGLWAGRDLPATGTSRLPVHPLPLAEGLELFDAVCALDEGNPVAARLDTAELRRQAASGDLPPLLRALAHQPSRPAAHNAPAEASELKHRLAAMTDTERDETLLDLVRRHVAAGLGHASADAIGPRQAFSDLGFDSLTALTVRNELNAATKLTLPPAVIFDFADPGALAQYLKRELLEC from the coding sequence ATGCGCACCGAACTGATCCGCCCGGTGCACGAGTTGCTCACCGAGCACGCCGGCCGGTTCGCCGGCAAGACCGCGTTCTCCGACGCGCGGCGCGGCGTCACCTACGCCGCGCTCGACCGGCGCACCGCGCGGCTGGCCGGCAACCTGGCGGATCTGGGCCTGGCCCGCGGCGGCCGCGCGGCCGTCTACCTGGGCAACTGTGTGGAGATGGCGGAGAGCTGCCTGGCCGCCTCCCGGGCGGGTGCCGTCGTGGTGCCGCTCAACCCCCAGTCCTCCGACGCGGAGCTGGCACATCTGCTCGACGACAGCGACGCCCAGGTGATCATCACCGGCCCGGCCCAGGCCGACCAGGTGCTCCGGATGCTGCCGCGGCGCCCCGGCCTGCGCGTCGTGGTCACCGGCGACGGAGCCGCCCCCGAGGGCACCGCGCACTACGAGACCCTCGCCACCACCGAACCGGCCACCCCGGCGCGCGACGACCTCGGCCTGGACGAGCCGGCCTGGATGCTCTACACCTCGGGCACCACCGGCCGGCCCAAGGGAGTGCTCTCCACCCAGCGCCGGTCCCTGTGGGCGACGGCCTCGTGCAACGCACCGATCCTCGGCCTGTCCGCCGGTGACCGGGTGCTCTGGCCGCTGCCGCTGTTCCACTGCGTGTCGCACAACGTGTGCCTGCTGGGCGTCATCGCCGTCGGCGCCACGGCACACCTCATGCAGGGGCTGGCGGCCGACGAGATCCTGGAGGCCCTGCGGGCCGAGCGCAGCACCTTTCTCGTCGGCGTACCGACGATGTTCCACCACATGATCGAGGCGGCCCGCGACGGCGACTTCGCCGCGCCCGACCTGCGCCTGTGCATGGTCGCCGGCTCCGCCTGCCCGGACCGGCTGCAGCGGGCGTTCCAGGAGACCTTCGGGATCTCCCTGCTGGCCAGCTACGGCAGCACCGAGACCGGCGGCGCGATCACCACGAACCTCCCCGACGGCCCGCAGGTGACGGGCTCCTGCGGACTGCCCCTGCCCGGCCTCGGCCTGCGGCTGACCGACCCGCGCACCGGGGACGAGGTCGCCACCGGCGAGGAGGGCGAGGTATGGGTCAACAGCCCGGCCCTGATGGTCGGTTACCACCAGCAGCCCGAGGCCACATCCGCTGTGCTGTCCGACGGGTGGTACCGCACCGGCGACCTCGGCCGCCGTGACGAAGCCGGCTATCTGACCCTCACCGGCCGCCTCAAGGAGCTGATCATCCGCGGCGGCGAGAACATCCACCCCGGCGAGGTCGAGGAGGTCCTCCAGCAGATCCCGGGTGTGGCCGAGGCCGCCGTCGCCGGCGCACCGCACGAGGTGCTCGGGGAGGTCCCCGTCGCCTACCTCGTACCGGGGCCCGACGGCATCGACCCCGACCTGGTCCTCGCCACCTGCCAGGAGCGGCTGTCCGCCTACAAGGTGCCCGACGAACTCCACGAGATCGCCGCCGTCCCCCGCACACCGGCCGGGAAGATCGCCCGGCAGGAACTGGCGAAGCTGCCGGCCCGGCTGCTGGCGGTGAACCCCCTGGCGGAGCTGCGCACCAGGGCCGTCTCCTCGACGCAGAGCTCCGCCGGCCGGGCGGCCGAGCAGCTCACCCGCCGGCTCAACGGCTCCCAGCACCACCGCGCGCTGCTGACCATGGTGCGTTCGGCCGTCGCCGACGTACTCGGTCTGGGCGCGGCGGACGACATCGCTCCGGAGAAGGCGTTCAAGGAGCTGGGCTTCACCTCGCTGGCCGCGGTCCGGCTGCGCGACCGGCTGCGCTCCCTGACCGGCAAGCGGCTGTCCGCCGCGATCGCCTTCGACTACCCCACCCCCGCCGCGCTCGCCGGGCACCTGCACACCGAGCTGCTGGACGAACCGGAGGAGCGGGCCGCCGAGGCCCTGCCGCGCGCCGAACCGGACGAACCGGTCGCCATCATCGCGATGGGCTGCCGCTACCCGGGCGGCAGCGACTCTCCCGAGGCGCTGTGGCGGCTGGTCGCCGAGGGCACCGACGCCGTCGGCCCGCTGCCGGTGGACCGCGGCTGGGACCTGGAACGGCTCCTCGGCCGGGACCCGGCCGCCGGCGGCCGGTCCGACGCCCACGAAGGGGCGTTCCTGGACGACGCGGACCGCTTCGACGCCGCCTTCTTCGGCATCTCCCCGCGCGAGGCGCTGGCGATGGATCCACAGCAGCGACTGCTGCTGGAGACCGCATGGGAGACCTTCGAACGCGCGGGGATCGACGCGGCGTCCCTCAAGGGCAGCCCTACCGGGGTGTTCGCCGGGGTGATGCACGGCGGCTACGGCCCCGGCCCGTACGACCGGTCGGACCCGGGCCTGGAGGGCCATCTCGCCAACGGCAGCGCGATCAGCATCGCCTCGGGCCGGATCGCCTACAGCTTCGGCCTGGAAGGCCCCGCCCTCACGGTCGACACCGCGTGTTCGTCCTCGCTGGTGGCGATCCATCTGGCGGCCCAGTCGCTGCGGCAGGGGGAGTGCTCCCTGGCGCTGGCCGGCGGGGTGACGGTGATGACCGCGCCGACCGCCCTGGTCGAATTCAGCCGCCAGGGCGCGCTGTCCGCCGACGGGCGCTGCAAGGCGTACTCCTCGGCGGCCAACGGAACCGGGTTCTCCGAGGGGGCGGGGCTGGTGCTGCTGGAGCGGCTGTCGGACGCCCGCCGGCTGGGGCACCCGGTGCTGGCGGTCGTACGGGGCAGCGCGGTGAACCAGGACGGCGCGAGCAACGGCCTGACGGCACCCAGCGGACCGGCCCAACAGCGGGTGATCCGGCAGGCGTTGGACCGGGCGGGGCTGACACCGGACGAGGTGGACGCGGTCGAGGGCCACGGCACGGGCACCACCCTGGGCGACCCCATCGAGGCGCAGGCCCTGCTGGCCACCTACGGGCAGGGACGGCAACCGGACCGGCCGCTGTGGCTGGGCTCGCTGAAGTCGAACATCGGCCACACCCAGGCGGCGGCCGGCGTGGCGGGCGTGATCAAGATGGTGCAGGCCCTCGGACGGGGGACGCTGCCGCGGACCCTGCACGTGGCGGAACCGTCGCCCCATGTGGACTGGTCGGCCGGTGCGGTGGAACTCCTCACCGAGCCGGTCGCCTGGCCGGCGACCGACCGGCCCCGGCGTGCCGCGGTCTCCTCCTTCGGGGCCAGCGGCACCAACGCGCACCTCATCCTGGAGCAGGCGCCGGACGCACCCGTGGCGGGTGAGCCGGCGACCGAGCCGGCCGCGGCGCCCGGCGTACTCCCCTGGGTGCTCTCCGGCCGGGGGCCCCAGGGGCTCGCCGGACAGGCCGCCCGGCTCCGGGAGTTCACCGAACCCGGCGCAGCGCTCGAATCCGGCGCAGCGCCCGAATCCGGCGCAGCGCCCGACGCCCTGGACGCGGCCGGAGTGGGTCTCGCCCTGCTCGGCCGCAGCGCCCTGGACCACCGGGCCGTGGTCGTCGGCAGCGGCGCGGAACTGCCGGCCGGACTGGACGCCCTCGCACGGGGTGAGGCCGCCGCCGCAGTGGTGCGCGGCACCGCCCGCCCGGGCGGCACCGTCTTCGTCTTCCCCGGCCAGGGCTCCCAATGGGCAGGCATGGCACGGGAGTTGGCAGCCACCTCGGACGTCTTCCGCAACCGGCTGGCCGAGTGCGAGGAGGCCCTGTCGGCCTTCGTGGACTGGTCGCTGGCGGACGTGCTGGCGGGGGCCGAGGGCGCTCCGGGGCTGGAGCGGGCGGACGTGGTGCAGCCGGTGCTGTTCGCCGTCATGGTGTCGCTGGCGGAGCTGTGGCGCTCGTTCGGCGTGCGGCCGGACGCGGTGGTCGGGCACTCCCAGGGCGAGATCGCGGCGGCCTGCGTGGCGGGGGCCCTCGGCCTGGACGACGCGGCTCGGGTCGTCGCCCTGCGCAGCCAGGCGATCGCCAGGGTGGCGGGCTCCGGCGGAATGGCGTCGGTGGGCATGCCCGCGGACGTGGTGCGGGCCCACCTGGAGCACTGGGACGGGCAGGTCGGCGTGGCCGCCGTCAACGGCCCCTCCTCCACCGTGATCTCCGGTCATGCGGAGACCCTGGAGCAGGCGATGGCCCTGCTGGAGGGCGAGGGGGCGAGGGTGCGCCGGGTCCCGGTCGACTTCGCCGGACACTCGGTGGCGACCGAGCAACTGGAGGACGAGCTGCTGGAGCTGCTGGCGTCGGTGTCACCGCGGCCGTGCGAGGTGGCGTTCTACTCGTCGGTGACCGGCGGCCAGGTCGACGGGCGGGAACTGGACGCGGCCTACTGGTACCGCAACCTGCGGCAGACCGTGGAGTTCGAGTCCGCGACCCGCACGCTGCTCGCCGACGGGTACGAGATCTTCGTGGAGGCCGGCGCCCACCCCGTACTGGCGGTCGGCCTGCAGGAGACCTTCCGGTCCGCCGGGTCCGCCGCGGCGGCCGTGCCGTCGCTGCGCGCCGACGACGGCGGCTGGGACCGCTTCCTGCGCTCGCTGGGCGAGGCATGGGTGCACGGCGCGCCGGTGGACTGGCGCCCCGCCTTCCCGGCCGCCGCGACGCCCCGTACCGATCTGCCGACGTACGCGTTCCAGCGCGACAGGTTCTGGCTGACACCCCCCGACGGCGCGGGCGATGTCTCCGCGCTGGGACTCGCTGAGGCGGACCATCCGCTGCTGGGCGCGGCCGTGGAACTGCCCGACTCCGAGGGCCTGGTGTTCACCGGCCGGCTGTCGGCCCGGACCCACGACTGGCTCACCGACCACCGCGTGAACGGCAGTGCCCTGGTGCCCGGCCCGGCCTTCGTCGAGCTGGCGCTGCGCGCCGGTGACGAGGTGGGCTGCGACCGGGTGGCGGACCTGTCCCTGCACGCCCCGCTGGTGGTTCCCACGCAGGGCGCCGTCCAGCTCAGGGTCACCGTGCGCGCCCCGGACGAGACCGGTCACCGGCCCGTCGCGGTCCACTCCCGACGCGACGACGGAGGCACCGGCAGGCCGTGGACGTGCCACGCCACGGGCTCCCTGGCCGCGGACGGGGCCACGCCCTCATGGGACCTGGAGGTGTGGCCCCCGGCGGAGGCGACCCCCGTGGCGACGGACGAGGTGGCCGCCGCCCTGGCCGCCGGCGGATACCGCCACGGCCCCGCCCTCCGCTGCCTGACGGCCGTCTGGCGGCGCGGTGACGAACTCTTCGCCGAGGCCGCCCTGCCCGAGGACCGCACGGACCGGGCCGCGGCGTTCGGCCTCCACCCCGCCCTGCTGGACTCCGCGCTGCACCCCGTGTGGGCGGGCGAACTCCTCGACGACGAGCGCCGGCCGGGGCAGCCCGCCCGGTGGCAGGGCGTGACCCTGCACGCCGCCGGCGCCTCCGTCCTGCGGGTACGGATCACCCGCACGGCGTCCGGGGACCTGACGGTCGCCGCCGCCGACGCGACCGGCCAGCCGGTCCTGAGCATCGACTCCCTCGACACCGACCCTGTGTCCGCACGCGCCATCAGGGGCGCCGCCGCGGCACAGCAGGACAGCCTGTTCCAGGTGGAGTGGACCGAGATACCGGCCGGGTCCCTCGCCACGGACACCTCGCGGGCCTGGGCCGTCGTGGGCGAGGACCCGCTCCGCGCACGGTCCGGCCTGATGGGCGCCGGGCAGTACGCCGAGACCTACCCGGATCTGGAGACCCTCGCCAAGGAGATCGAGGGCGGCGCCGCCGTACCGGACTGCGTGGTGATGACCACCGCCCCCGCGACGGACCCGGCCACCGAGGACCGGAGCGGCGCGGACCCCGGCGACGCCGTCCACCACCACACCCGGCAGGCGCTCGCCCGGGCCCAGACCTGGCTGACCGGCCCCGCCTTCGCCTCCTCCAAGCTGATCCTGCTCACCCGTGGCGCGGTGGCGGCCTGGGACGACACCCCCGCACCGGACGTGACGACGGCCGCCGTCTGGGGACTGATCCGCTCCGCGCAGAGTGAGAACCCCGGCCGCTTCATGCTCGTCGACACCGACGCGAGCAAGCCCGCATGGCGCACCCTGCGCAAAGCCGCCGGCTCCGAGCTGCCGCAACTGGCCCTGCGCAAACGCACGGTGCGGGTCCCGCGGCTGACCCGGCTCGCCGCTCCGGTCCGGAGTGCCCCGCTGCTCACCGGTCCGCACGGCACCGTCCTCCTCACGGGCGGCACCGGTCTGCTCGGCGCCGCCCTCGCCCGCCACCTCGTCACCGAGCACGGCGTCCGCGACCTGCTGCTCACCAGCCGCCGGGGCCCCGACGCCCCCGGAGCCGCGGAGCTGGCGGCCGAACTGACCACGCTGGGCGCCCGGGTGACCCTCGCGGCCTGCGACACGGCCGACCGCGAGGCGCTCGCGGAACTGCTGGCGACGGTGCCCGCGGACCGCCCGCTCAAGGCCGTGGTGCACACCGCGGTGGTCACGGACGACGGCATCGTGCTGTCCCTGACCCCGGAGCGGCTGGACGCGGTCCTGCGGCCCAAGGTGGACGCCGCGCTCGCCCTGCACGAGGCGACCAAGGACCTGGACCTCTCCGCGTTCGTCGTCTTCTCCTCCATCGCGGGGATCCTGGGCGGCGCCGGCCAGGGCAACTACGCCGCGGCCAACGCCTTCCTGGACGCCCTCGCCCGGAGCCGCCGCGCGCAGGGCCTCCCGGCGGCATCCGTCGCCTGGGGCCTGTGGGCCGGCCGGGACCTTCCGGCCACGGGCACGTCCCGGCTGCCGGTCCACCCTCTTCCCCTCGCCGAGGGCCTGGAACTGTTCGACGCGGTATGCGCACTGGACGAGGGCAACCCGGTCGCGGCACGGCTGGACACCGCGGAACTCCGCCGGCAGGCCGCGTCCGGGGATCTGCCACCGCTGCTGCGCGCCCTGGCGCACCAGCCGTCCCGGCCGGCCGCGCACAACGCCCCCGCGGAAGCATCCGAGCTCAAGCACCGTCTCGCCGCGATGACCGACACCGAACGGGACGAGACCCTCCTCGACCTCGTACGCCGGCACGTGGCCGCGGGGCTGGGCCATGCCTCCGCCGACGCGATCGGCCCGCGGCAGGCGTTCAGCGATCTCGGCTTCGACTCACTGACGGCGCTGACCGTCCGCAACGAGCTGAACGCGGCGACAAAACTCACCCTGCCGCCCGCGGTGATATTCGACTTCGCCGACCCCGGAGCCCTGGCCCAGTACCTCAAACGAGAGCTTCTCGAATGCTGA